The following coding sequences are from one Syngnathus acus chromosome 14, fSynAcu1.2, whole genome shotgun sequence window:
- the nup98 gene encoding nuclear pore complex protein Nup98-Nup96 — MFNKSFGTPFGGGSGGFGTSSTFGQQNAGFGTTGGFGTSAFGATTNTGGLFGTAQNKPGGLFGSSTFSQPPTSSTSTSFGFGAPSATSSGLFGNTAAGNTAAGGLFSQQSNAFSANKPASFGSFGTGTSSGGLFGSTNTPSNPFGGTASLFGGSGFSATQQPGTTVKFNAPTGNDTMVKAGVTTNINTKHQCITAMKEYENKSLEELRLEDYQAGRKGAANQMPTAAGGLFGGVAAAPASAPPAGLFGSAASNNNFAFGQNKSTFGQASTGGFSGTTGGLFSQPNQQQAGSLFKPFGQTTTTQSGGFSFGNTNTMGQASTSTMGLFGNTAASQSGGLFGTAQTSASTGFGAAGGLFGQAGTGFGSVGAQPSIFGNKAGGFGTTTTSAPSFGTGTGIFGNKPALTLGTGANPSTFGFGTNPAGGNLFGNKSTAGGLGTGLGNTFGAVGAGTTSLFGNNQSKLGSTLGTMGTFGTGGFNGGTGTLGFGAPQQPVALTDPNAATAQQAMLQQQFSVLAYSPYGDSPLFRNPLSDPKKKEERLKPTNPTAQKALTTPTHYKLTPRPATRVRPKALTSSGGSKSQLFDGLDDDEPSLANGAFIPRKSIKKLVLKNLNSSQYSSPVGKDADDLASLSAYPLNGHSQTEDDEPRPAPAGDDLEVTHFYVNPIAKPVPQGRTPCVLQDTICELNMHKAIRNGLELSSENASTSPGEESLREERDDVTLETNPPPHPAGIVLRRAGYYTIPSMDELADMVDDDGGDCVVENFTIGRKGYGSIFFPGVVNVTGLDLDQIVHFRRKEVIVYPDDRNKPAEGEGLNRRAEVTLDGVWPNDKTSCTQIRSPERLADMNYEGRLEKAARKQGARFLEYRPETGSWVFEVSHFSKYGLQESDEEDDVPLQTDPKKQKVMMSLPPSRLPQPPPPIQQQMAAQTSAVVTDLASGVAELDSDMADVTQGLPAERAPGHGDNLGPANGPGGAAGADISSTGVSVPSHMVSSLGINPHTLQIMKASLLAEDEDESDFSQDHLKISSDFSPCHVQPGRPSVGPLFQALISSGLLSQPPDSPRGLASLLPWPRAPRSSHWAVPATASSFMLSPKQAEPLVKTVGVRRLGGPVPLEESIAQGKGNLLMDTGLYVGRSFRVGWGPGWMLAHCGHSLSSPPAEQLGHPPANTMDFSLRPKPGGSIPLTESAYKVLLEQLVAPGEKMSEEQSGEILQRPLEICLKHSTIDTDASTCPHVRPRPGAAALHDYVNWISELSDERAHADPLLAYWCEVWTLCEALWGRQPHAEVPEGDYEQQLERRRAFSAWLSNHTARRVEKEVALAGKGRRTEAVFSYLTGNRISEACRLAQEEGDHRLALLLSQAAGSQYGRDLLALQLADWNRTQSDGYLTEERLRIFTLLAGKPVWQTSESAVNACSQLDWKRCVAVHLWFMLPPTGSVADALTKYQDAFRGSCEGGKYACAPLPPYLEEEKRQLLMDHRHKEEEKPLYDVCFHLLKLYSDRHYSLQQMLEPLSATWERLDFRLSWHLWGVLQALHFSHLSAACQGMLHASYAAQLESTGLWHLAVLVLLHIPDHAQRERAVRALLSLHCPLQETDESLRRERFLTVRLLVPEHWIHEAKSVRARHCGDKHREALHLYRAGDWSRCHRLLVTHLAPDCIINDNHDYLLGYLKGLALPEHSATIRDWDTAGKVYLDYIQVTGIMRDVGQMESDHGYELERLHAQVTSLCGRIQLLPCGGARDLLAQSEMAKCVVNILRVVLSLQRGAGTPPQHLVPHVACLPMPEDYALEELRGLTASYLRQLVVGQ; from the exons ATGTTCAACAAGTCGTTCGGGACCCCCTTCGGCGGAGGCTCGGGGGGGTTCGGCACTTCGTCCACCTTCGGGCAGCAAA ACGCGGGCTTTGGGACCACGGGGGGGTTCGGTACGTCTGCGTTTGGGGCGACCACCAACACCGGAGGGCTCTTTGGCACCGCGCAGAATAAACCTG GTGGCCTGTTTGGCTCCAGCACATTCAGCCAGCCGCCAACGTCATCCACCAGCACCAGTTTTGGCTTTGGTGCTCCAAGCGCCACGTCCTCCGGCCTTTTTGGTAACACGGCGGCCGGGAACACCGCAGCCGGCGGGCTCTTCTCGCAGCAGAGCAATGCTTTCAGCGCCAACAAGCCTGCGTCCTTCGGAA GCTTCGGGACCGGCACGAGCAGTGGCGGGCTCTTTGGCTCCACCAACACCCCCTCCAACCCTTTTGGAGGCACCGCATCCCTGTTCGGAGGCTCGGGCTTCTCGGCGACGCAGCAGCCCGGAACCACGGTCAAGTTTAAC GCTCCAACAGGGAATGACACCATGGTGAAAGCCGGCGTGACCACCAACATCAACACCAAGCATCAGTGCATCACCGCCATGAAGGAGTATGAGAACAAATCCCTGgag GAGTTGAGGCTGGAGGACTACCAGGCGGGACGCAAGGGCGCCGCCAACCAAATGCCTACTGCCGCGGGCGGCCTGTTTGGCGGCGTTGCCGCTGCCCCCGCGTCTGCCCCCCCCGCCGGCCTGTTTGGCTCGGCGGCGTCCAACAACAACTTTGCGTTTGGACAGAACAAGAGCACCTTTGGTCAAG CCTCAACGGGTGGCTTCAGCGGCACCACGGGGGGCCTCTTTAGCCAACCAAACCAGCAGCAGGCTGGCAGCCTCTTCAAGCCCTTCGGTCAGACCACCACCACGCAGAGTGGCGGCTTTTCCTTCGGCAACACCAACACCATGGGCCAAGCCAGTACCAGTACCATG GGTTTGTTTGGCAACACGGCTGCATCACAATCAGGCGGCTTGTTTGGCACTGCCCAGACGAGCGCCTCCACCGGCTTCGGCGCCGCCGGCGGACTCTTTGGCCAAGCCGGCACCGGCTTTGGGAGTGTGGGCGCTCAG CCCAGCATTTTTGGAAACAAAGCTGGCGGCTTTGGCACCACCACGACCAGTGCCCCGTCCTTTGGCACTGGCACGGGAATCTTTGGCAACAAGCCTGCGCTAACGCTGGGAACCGGAGCCAACCCGTCAACATTTG GCTTTGGCACCAACCCCGCGGGAGGTAATCTCTTTGGCAACAAGTCGACCGCCGGAGGCCTCGGAACTGGACTGGGGAACACCTTTGGGGCAG TGGGCGCTGGGACCACGTCTCTGTTTGGGAATAACCAGAGCAAATTGGGCTCCACTCTGGGCACGATGGGAACGTTTGGGACCGGCGGCTTCAACGGCGGCACCGGCACGTTGGGCTTTGGCGCGCCTCAGCAGCCTGTCG CGCTGACGGATCCCAACGCGGCCACTGCTCAACAAGCCATGCTGCAGCAGCAGTTCAGCGTGCTGGCGTACTCTCCTTATGGAGACTCGCCGCTCTTCAGGAACCCTCTGTCTGACCCAAAGAAGAAGGAAGAG CGTCTGAAACCGACAAACCCCACGGCCCAGAAAGCTCTGACTACACCCACGCACTACAAGCTGACCCCCCGACCGGCCACCAGGGTGCGTCCCAAAGCTTTGACTTCATCAGGTGGTTCCAAGTCGCAGCTTTTTGACGGCTTGGACGACGACGAGCCCTCTCTGGCCAACGGAGCCTTCATTCCCAG GAAGAGCATCAAGAAGCTGGTGCTGAAAAACTTGAACAGCAGCCAGTACAGCAGCCCCGTTGGTAAAGACGCAGACGACCTCGCCTCTCTGTCGGCGTACCCTCTGAATGGACACAG CCAAACGGAGGACGATGAGCCGAGGCCAGCGCCGGCCGGTGATGACCTGGAGGTCACGCATTTCTACGTCAACCCCATCGCGAAGCCTGTACCACAGGGCCGCACCCCCTGCGTCCTGCAGGACACCATCTGCGAGCTCAACATGCACAAGGCCATCAGGAACGGTCTGGAG TTGAGCAGTGAGAATGCGTCGACATCCCCAGGCGAAGAGTCTCTGCGAGAGGAGCGAGACGATGTCACGCTGGAAACCAACCCACCTCCTCACCCCGCAG GCATCGTGCTGAGGCGCGCAGGCTATTACACCATCCCCTCCATGGACGAGCTGGCTGACATGGTGGATGACGATGGCGGCGACTGCGTGGTGGAAAATTTCACCATCGGCAGGAAAG GTTATGGCTCCATCTTCTTTCCTGGCGTGGTCAACGTGACTGGACTGGACCTCGACCAGATCGTTCACTTTCGACGCAAAGAAGTCATTGTGTACCCGGACGACAGGAACAAGCCGGCCGAGGGCGAGGGCCTCAACAG GCGGGCCGAGGTGACTCTGGACGGTGTTTGGCCCAACGACAAGACGAGCTGCACACAAATCCGAAGCCCAGAACGCCTCGCTGACATGAACTACGAAGGCCGGCTAGAGAAGGCGGCACGCAAACAGGGAGCGCGCTTCCTGGAATACAGGCCTGAGACCGGCTCATGGGTCTTTGAG GTGTCTCATTTCTCCAAGTATGGCCTGCAGGAGTCGGACGAAGAAGACGATGTTCCGCTTCAGACCGACCCCAAGAAGCAGaaagtgatgatgtcacttccTCCCTCCAGACTGCCGCAGCCTCCTCCCCCCATCCAGCAGCAGATGGCGGCACAG ACCTCGGCGGTCGTCACTGACCTGGCGAGCGGCGTGGCCGAGTTGGACAGCGACATGGCCGACGTCACGCAGGGCCTTCCGGCGGAGAGAGCACCAGGGCACGGGGACAACCTTGGGCCGGCGAACGGGCCGGGGGGCGCCGCGGGTGCTGATATTTCATCGACTGGCGTCTCTGTTCCCAGCCACATGGTGTCCTCGTTGGGCATCAACCCCCACACGCTGCAG ATCATGAAGGCGTCTCTTTTAGCCGAGGATGAAGACGAAAGCGACTTTTCTCAGGATCACCTGAAGATCTCCTCGGACTTCTCGCCGTGTCACGTGCAGCCGGGACGACCCTCGG TGGGCCCTCTCTTCCAGGCTCTCATTTCTTCTGGCCTCCTGTCCCAGCCCCCTGATTCCCCTCGTGGGCTTGCTTCACTCCTGCCGTGGCCCAGAGCGCCCCGCTCATCCCACTGGGCGGTACCCGCCACTGCCTCCTCCTTCATGCTTTCCCCCAAGCAGGCGGAACCCCTGGTGAAGACAGTCGGGGTTCGGCGCTTGGGAGGCCCCGTGCCGCTGGAAGAGTCTATCGCCCAAGGAAAG GGCAACTTGCTGATGGACACCGGTTTGTACGTGGGCCGCTCCTTCCGCGTGGGCTGGGGTCCTGGCTGGATGCTGGCCCACTGCGGCCATTCGTTGAGCTCCCCGCCGGCCGAGCAGCTTGGCCACCCGCCCGCAAACACCATGGACTTCAGTCTCCGGCCAAAACCCGGCGGCAGCATACC GCTTACGGAGAGCGCCTACAAGGTGCTCTTGGAGCAGCTGGTGGCCCCAGGAGAGAAGATGAGTGAGGAGCAGAGCGGAGAGATACTGCAGCGCCCCCTGGAAATCTGTCTGAAGCACAGCACCATCGACACAGACGCCTCCACTTGCCCTCACGTCCGCCCGCGGCCCGGTGCGGCGGCTCTGCACGATTACGTCAATTGGATCTCCGAGCTGAGCGATGAGCGGGCGCATGCTGACC CATTGCTGGCCTACTGGTGTGAGGTGTGGACCCTGTGCGAGGCTCTCTGGGGTCGGCAGCCGCACGCCGAGGTCCCGGAGGGCGACTACGAACAGCAGCTGGAGAGGCGCCGCGCCTTCTCCGCCTGGCTGTCCAACCACACCGCCCGGCGGGTGGAGAAGGAAGTGGCACTGGCGGGCAAAGGGCGCCGCACGGAGGCAGTCTTCAGCTACCTGACGGGAAACCGCATCAGTGAGGCCTGTCGTCTGGCGCAGGAGGAGG GAGACCACCGCCTGGCCCTGCTGTTGTCGCAGGCCGCCGGCTCGCAGTACGGCCGCGACTTGCTGGCCCTGCAGCTGGCCGACTGGAACCGCACGCAATCTGACGGCTACCTGACGGAAGAACGTCTGCGAATCTTCACCCTGCTCGCCGGAAAGCCT GTGTGGCAGACGTCAGAGTCGGCAGTGAACGCCTGCTCGCAGCTGGACTGGAAGCGCTGTGTGGCCGTTCACCTCTGGTTCATGCTGCCGCCCACCGGCTCTGTGGCCGACGCCCTCACTAAGTACCAGGACGCCTTCAGG GGATCATGCGAGGGAGGCAAATATGCCTGCGCCCCCCTGCCTCCGTatctggaggaggagaagcggCAGCTGCTGATGGACCACCGCcacaaagaggaggagaagccTCTCTATGATGTCTGCTTCCACCTGCTCAAGCTCTACAGTGACAG ACACTACAGCCTGCAGCAGATGCTGGAACCTCTGAGCGCTACGTGGGAGCGTCTGGACTTCCGTCTGAGTTGGCACCTCTGGGGCGTCCTGCAGGCGCTGCATTTCAGCCACCTGAGCGCTGCGTGCCAGGGCATGCTGCACGCTAGCTACGCGGCGCAGCTGGAGAGCACCGGCCTCTGGCACCTGGCCGTCCTCGTTCTGCTGCACATCCCCGACCATGC CCAGCGTGAGCGTGCGGTGAGGGCCCTGCTGAGCCTGCATTGCCCCCTGCAGGAGACGGACGAGTCGCTCCGCCGGGAGCGCTTCCTGACCGTCCGGCTGCTGGTCCCTGAGCACTGGATCCACGAGGCCAAGAGCGTCCGCGCCCGCCACTGCGGCGACAAGCACCGGGAGGCACTGCACCTCTATCGAGCCGGCGACTGGAGCCGGTGTCACCGGCTGCTCGTCACACACCTGGCCCCAG ATTGCATCATCAACGACAACCATGACTACCTGCTGGGGTATCTGAAGGGGCTGGCGCTGCCCGAGCACAGCGCCACCATCCGGGATTGGGACACTGCTGGCAAGGTTTACCTGGACTACATCCAGGTCACCGGCATCATGCGGGACGTTGggcag ATGGAGAGCGACCACGGCTACGAGCTGGAGCGTCTCCACGCTCAAGTGACGTCTCTATGCGGCAGGATCCAGCTCCTGCCCTGCGGGGGCGCGAGAGACCTTTTGGCACAGTCAG AGATGGCCAAGTGCGTGGTGAACATCCTGCGCGTGGTGCTGAGTTTGCAGCGCGGGGCAGGGACACCGCCGCAGCACCTGGTGCCGCATGTTGCCTGTCTGCCCATGCCCGAGGACTACGCCTTGGAAGAGCTGCGCGGCCTCACCGCCTCCTACCTGCGCCAGCTCGTCGTTGGACAGTGA